A single window of Thermodesulfobacteriota bacterium DNA harbors:
- a CDS encoding CBS domain-containing protein has product MDQNLKQFYFLSDFLNRKAYDPSGKRVGKVYDLVAERVEPYPMILGLVIRTTGKRKAVLLWEKILQIEPRIVLSEEDLLELSEFLASRDVVLLREEVIDKQIVDTYGAKVVRVNDLHLLRVDSKLRLVHVDVGFRGLMRRVGWERATDWVLDLLFSYRLPNQFISWKYVQLLSGSDLLHLSVSQKKLSHLHPADLADIIEDLSSRERSAIFHALDPETAAETLEEIDPKIQKALIETIPLEKASDIVEEMSPSNAADLLGDLPEERAEEILEGMEQEKAEDVRELLTHPEESAGGLMTTAYLSLSPDITVEAAMARLKAEAPHLDIIDYIYVVDEERVLQGVISIRDLLTAQPHQLLSEIQTPRVVSVKLDADQNEVIDAFAKYGFRALPVLDEENRLRGVIGFRSVLDVLAPDAG; this is encoded by the coding sequence ATGGATCAGAACCTGAAACAGTTCTATTTCCTCAGTGATTTCCTGAACCGGAAGGCCTATGACCCATCCGGGAAAAGGGTGGGGAAGGTCTATGATCTCGTGGCCGAGAGGGTGGAACCCTATCCGATGATCCTCGGCCTGGTGATCCGGACCACCGGGAAGAGAAAGGCCGTTCTCCTCTGGGAGAAGATCCTTCAGATCGAACCTCGGATCGTCCTCTCCGAAGAGGACCTTCTCGAACTTTCCGAATTTCTGGCCTCGAGAGATGTGGTCCTCCTTCGAGAAGAGGTGATCGACAAGCAGATCGTCGATACCTACGGGGCCAAGGTCGTCCGGGTCAACGATCTCCATCTCCTCAGGGTGGACTCGAAATTACGGCTGGTCCACGTCGATGTGGGGTTCCGGGGGTTGATGAGGAGGGTCGGATGGGAGAGGGCGACCGATTGGGTTCTCGATCTTCTATTCTCTTACAGACTGCCCAATCAATTCATCTCGTGGAAATATGTCCAACTCCTCTCCGGCTCCGACCTGCTCCACCTCAGCGTCTCCCAGAAGAAACTCTCCCACCTCCATCCGGCCGACTTAGCCGACATCATCGAGGATCTGAGCAGTCGAGAACGCTCCGCCATCTTCCACGCCCTCGATCCGGAGACGGCTGCCGAGACCCTTGAAGAGATCGATCCAAAGATCCAAAAGGCCTTGATCGAGACGATCCCTTTGGAGAAGGCCTCGGATATCGTGGAAGAGATGTCCCCCAGCAATGCGGCCGATCTCCTGGGGGACCTGCCGGAGGAAAGAGCCGAGGAGATCTTAGAGGGGATGGAGCAGGAGAAGGCCGAGGACGTGAGAGAGCTCTTGACCCACCCTGAGGAATCTGCTGGAGGGCTGATGACGACGGCCTATCTCAGCCTCTCCCCGGACATCACCGTGGAGGCCGCCATGGCCCGTCTTAAGGCTGAAGCGCCTCACCTGGACATCATCGATTATATCTACGTGGTGGACGAGGAGAGGGTCTTGCAGGGCGTGATCAGCATCCGGGACCTCCTCACGGCCCAGCCCCACCAGCTTTTGTCCGAGATTCAGACGCCGAGGGTGGTCAGCGTCAAGTTAGACGCGGACCAGAACGAGGTGATCGATGCCTTTGCCAAGTATGGGTTCAGGGCCCTTCCGGTCTTAGACGAAGAGAACCGGTTAAGGGGGGTCATCGGTTTTCGAAGCGTCCTCGATGTGCTGGCCCCCGATGCCGGTTAG
- a CDS encoding anaerobic ribonucleoside-triphosphate reductase activating protein — translation MVDIKGFLETSFVDWPGKICSVLFLPRCNFRCPYCHNHGLILHPDRFASIPIAEVFRRLASFKGWIDGICLTGGEPTLHPDLPLLVRQIKERGWAVKLDTNGSNPKMLRTLIEEGGIDFVAMDVKAPLDPLSYGRITGRRADLEAIRESIALLKENRVEYQFRMTVVPLFHTEGEVRALAQQLRAGSRLILQNFNPADPLDPSLKRLNPYDPKTLKEMERMVHTFL, via the coding sequence ATGGTCGATATCAAGGGATTTTTAGAAACCTCGTTTGTGGATTGGCCGGGGAAGATCTGTTCGGTTCTCTTCCTTCCCCGGTGCAACTTCCGTTGCCCCTATTGTCACAACCATGGCTTGATCCTCCATCCCGATCGATTCGCCTCGATCCCGATCGCCGAGGTCTTCCGCCGGCTCGCTTCCTTCAAAGGGTGGATCGACGGCATCTGTCTGACCGGGGGAGAGCCGACCCTCCACCCTGATCTTCCCCTTTTGGTGCGTCAGATCAAGGAGAGGGGATGGGCGGTCAAACTCGACACCAATGGCTCCAATCCGAAGATGCTTCGAACACTGATCGAAGAGGGAGGGATCGACTTTGTGGCCATGGATGTGAAGGCACCTCTGGACCCCTTGAGTTATGGCCGCATCACCGGCCGTCGCGCTGACCTCGAGGCCATCCGGGAGTCGATCGCCCTCCTCAAAGAGAACCGGGTCGAATATCAATTCAGGATGACGGTCGTTCCTCTTTTCCATACCGAGGGAGAGGTCCGGGCCCTCGCCCAGCAACTTCGGGCCGGATCTCGCTTGATCCTGCAGAACTTCAACCCTGCCGATCCCCTGGACCCTTCTCTAAAGAGGTTGAACCCTTACGACCCTAAAACCCTGAAAGAGATGGAGCGGATGGTCCATACCTTTCTTTAA
- a CDS encoding thioredoxin family protein, producing MERVKIFVKANCPRCPAAKEIGNALKSEGISVVHYDLDTIEGLAEASFHSILATPSFIVEDEEEREVASWRGVVPTLHELKQHLSATRHSFP from the coding sequence ATGGAACGCGTCAAAATCTTCGTCAAGGCCAACTGTCCAAGATGTCCGGCGGCCAAGGAGATCGGGAATGCTTTGAAGAGCGAGGGCATATCGGTCGTCCATTACGACCTCGATACCATCGAAGGCTTAGCCGAAGCCTCCTTTCACAGCATCCTCGCCACGCCCTCGTTCATTGTCGAGGATGAAGAGGAGAGGGAGGTGGCAAGCTGGCGGGGTGTGGTCCCCACCCTCCATGAGTTAAAACAGCACCTCTCCGCAACCCGCCACTCCTTCCCTTAA
- the nrdD gene encoding anaerobic ribonucleoside-triphosphate reductase, with protein MAEIIEMREERRELRGELDTTDMALFVRTSEESMHDWNRQRIVDALLRETYIDSDTAREIAREVEDLIFTSKIKMITAPLIRELVNTKLIERGLEGARKMHTRLGMPLYDVDQLILHPNKENANVPHGPEATNLTLAERIKKEYALLSVFSQETADAHMRGDIHLHDLGFVDRPYCSGQSLEYIKRFGLSLPNSIAMAKPAKHPEVLLAHMVKFAAGLQSNFAGAIGWDAVNLFFAPYLVGMSDRDLEQLAQMLIFEFSQQAVARGGQAIFTDINLYWEVPKHFEDVPAIGPGGAYTGKNYGDYLKESQRFVWALFNVFMDGDGSGRPFFFPKPLVHITEKFFQTPGHMDFLHHICEVATEKGNTYFVFDRGETAKISECCRLSFKLEQSDLQEAREPWKMRYCALQNVTLNLPRVAYLAKGEDTRLFSKLTEFVEIAVKAHLEKKAFIEKLLSLGEKGPLALLAMNRDGSPYLRMHRASFLIGMVGLNELVQIHTGQEMHQSRQAFKFGLKVIAHMKLLVDKLSQRHGMHFVLEQTPAESTAYRFAKLDLRYHSPLSGRIVKGDLSRGEVYYTNSTHLNVSAVLNPIERVRQEGLFHPLIEAGALTHLWLGEARPSKESLANFVLKTFRQTQNDQIAFSPEFTTCNACNRTSRGLRTACAYCGSTEVDGITRITGYFTKLSSWNKGKLGELRNRYRNQGFLETTQEGTALRAG; from the coding sequence ATGGCAGAGATCATCGAGATGAGAGAGGAACGTAGAGAGCTCAGAGGCGAGTTAGACACCACGGACATGGCCCTCTTCGTCCGGACTTCCGAAGAGTCGATGCACGACTGGAATCGGCAGAGGATTGTCGATGCCCTCCTCAGGGAGACCTATATCGACAGCGATACGGCCAGGGAGATCGCCCGGGAGGTGGAGGACCTCATCTTCACCTCCAAGATCAAGATGATCACCGCTCCCTTGATCCGAGAGCTCGTCAACACCAAACTGATCGAACGAGGTCTCGAGGGTGCGAGGAAGATGCATACACGTCTCGGAATGCCCCTTTACGATGTGGACCAGCTCATTCTCCACCCTAACAAGGAGAATGCCAATGTCCCTCACGGTCCTGAGGCGACCAACCTCACCCTCGCCGAGAGGATTAAAAAGGAGTATGCCCTGCTTTCGGTCTTCTCCCAGGAGACGGCCGATGCCCACATGCGGGGGGACATCCATCTGCACGACCTCGGCTTTGTGGATCGTCCTTATTGTAGCGGTCAATCCCTCGAATATATTAAGCGTTTCGGCCTGAGCCTGCCCAATTCCATTGCCATGGCCAAGCCTGCCAAACATCCGGAGGTGCTTCTGGCCCACATGGTGAAGTTCGCCGCTGGGCTTCAGAGCAACTTCGCAGGGGCGATCGGATGGGATGCCGTCAATCTCTTCTTCGCCCCTTATCTGGTCGGGATGTCGGATCGGGACCTGGAGCAGTTGGCCCAGATGTTGATTTTCGAATTCTCCCAGCAGGCCGTGGCCCGGGGGGGACAGGCCATCTTCACGGATATCAATCTTTACTGGGAGGTGCCCAAACACTTCGAGGATGTCCCTGCCATCGGACCCGGGGGGGCCTATACCGGCAAGAACTACGGCGACTATCTGAAGGAATCCCAGCGGTTTGTCTGGGCCCTTTTCAATGTCTTTATGGACGGGGATGGCTCTGGGAGGCCCTTCTTCTTCCCGAAACCCCTCGTCCACATCACGGAGAAATTCTTCCAGACGCCTGGTCACATGGACTTTCTCCACCATATCTGCGAGGTGGCCACAGAAAAGGGAAACACCTATTTTGTCTTCGACCGGGGGGAGACGGCGAAGATCTCCGAGTGCTGCCGCCTCAGCTTCAAGCTCGAACAGTCCGATCTCCAGGAGGCCAGAGAGCCTTGGAAGATGCGTTATTGCGCCCTTCAGAATGTGACGCTTAACCTGCCCAGGGTGGCCTATCTTGCCAAGGGAGAGGACACCCGCCTCTTCTCCAAATTGACCGAATTTGTCGAGATCGCGGTCAAGGCCCATCTGGAGAAGAAGGCCTTCATCGAAAAACTTCTCTCCCTCGGCGAAAAGGGCCCGCTCGCCCTCCTCGCCATGAATCGGGATGGCTCTCCCTATCTGCGGATGCACCGGGCCAGTTTTCTCATCGGGATGGTCGGCCTCAACGAGCTCGTCCAGATCCATACCGGCCAGGAGATGCACCAGTCCCGTCAGGCCTTCAAGTTCGGGTTGAAGGTGATCGCCCACATGAAATTGCTGGTTGATAAGTTGAGCCAGCGTCACGGAATGCATTTCGTTCTCGAACAGACCCCTGCGGAATCGACCGCCTACCGCTTTGCCAAGCTTGACCTGAGGTACCATTCGCCCCTTTCGGGCCGCATCGTCAAAGGCGACCTTTCGAGAGGAGAGGTTTATTATACCAATTCAACCCATCTGAACGTCTCCGCAGTCCTCAATCCCATTGAGCGGGTGCGACAGGAAGGCCTCTTTCATCCTCTGATCGAGGCCGGAGCCCTCACCCATCTCTGGCTCGGCGAGGCCAGGCCCTCGAAGGAGTCGCTGGCCAACTTCGTCCTCAAGACCTTCCGGCAGACCCAGAACGACCAGATCGCCTTCTCCCCGGAGTTTACCACGTGCAATGCCTGTAACCGGACAAGCCGGGGGTTGAGGACTGCCTGCGCCTATTGCGGATCGACCGAGGTGGATGGCATCACCCGCATCACCGGTTACTTCACCAAGCTCTCCAGCTGGAACAAAGGAAAGCTCGGGGAGCTTCGAAATCGTTATCGGAACCAAGGCTTTCTCGAAACGACCCAGGAAGGGACCGCGCTGAGGGCTGGATAG